A section of the Thermotoga caldifontis AZM44c09 genome encodes:
- a CDS encoding NfeD family protein, which translates to MEPYVFWLILGVVLVVAEILTPTFFFFWFALGAFAAAGVSFLSGTIVQLVTFMGVSAALVLLTRPLAKRLVKSEARKIHIDEIIGKEAIVVETIDNRQGKGLVKVNGEIWRAYSESDDTTIEEGQKVTILKVEGAHVVVRKIERGGEA; encoded by the coding sequence ATGGAACCTTACGTGTTCTGGCTCATCCTCGGGGTTGTCCTGGTGGTCGCCGAGATCCTCACACCAACATTTTTCTTTTTCTGGTTCGCCCTCGGGGCCTTTGCGGCAGCTGGTGTGAGCTTTCTATCTGGAACGATAGTGCAGCTGGTCACCTTCATGGGGGTCTCCGCAGCCCTCGTTCTTCTCACAAGGCCTCTGGCCAAGAGGCTCGTAAAATCTGAAGCAAGAAAAATCCACATCGATGAGATAATAGGAAAAGAAGCGATAGTCGTGGAAACCATCGACAACAGACAGGGTAAAGGCCTCGTCAAGGTGAACGGTGAGATCTGGCGGGCTTACTCCGAATCGGACGACACGACGATCGAAGAAGGTCAAAAAGTGACGATCCTGAAAGTGGAAGGTGCCCACGTGGTGGTGCGAAAAATCGAAAGGGGTGGTGAAGCATGA
- a CDS encoding SPFH domain-containing protein, translating to MMIALAVLIVLLFIIAATGIKVVRPFQRGLIERLGKFHREVGPGLHFIIPFFDRMIKVDLREMVIDVPPQEVITKDNVVVTVDAVIYYEVTDAYKVVYNVNNFQFATLKLAQTNLRNVIGELELDQTLTSREKINAKLRTVLDDATDKWGVRITRVEIKKIDPPKDITEAMSKQMKAERTKRAAILEAEGIKQAEILKAEGERNAAILRAEGEAEAIKRVAEANRYKLIAEAEGQAQAILNVFKAIHEGAPTSDLIAIRYLEALKEIANGKATKIFLPIEATAIVSSLAGIVEALKKEPEEGEKR from the coding sequence ATGATGATAGCCCTTGCAGTGCTGATCGTTCTGCTGTTCATAATCGCTGCGACCGGAATCAAAGTGGTGCGGCCTTTCCAGAGAGGTCTCATCGAACGACTTGGAAAGTTCCACAGGGAAGTTGGACCTGGTCTTCACTTCATCATACCGTTCTTCGACAGGATGATCAAGGTCGACCTCAGGGAAATGGTCATAGACGTTCCGCCGCAGGAGGTCATAACGAAGGACAACGTCGTGGTGACGGTTGACGCCGTGATCTACTACGAGGTAACCGACGCGTACAAGGTGGTCTACAACGTCAACAACTTCCAGTTCGCCACTCTGAAACTCGCACAGACCAACCTGAGGAACGTGATAGGTGAACTCGAGCTGGACCAGACGCTCACTTCCAGGGAAAAGATCAACGCGAAACTGAGGACCGTTCTGGACGACGCGACGGACAAGTGGGGCGTTCGAATCACGAGGGTGGAGATCAAGAAGATCGATCCACCGAAGGACATCACCGAAGCGATGAGCAAACAGATGAAGGCGGAAAGAACCAAGAGGGCCGCGATCCTCGAAGCAGAAGGTATCAAGCAGGCGGAGATTTTGAAGGCCGAAGGCGAGAGAAACGCAGCGATACTGAGGGCAGAGGGTGAGGCAGAGGCGATAAAGAGAGTTGCTGAGGCGAACCGTTACAAACTTATAGCCGAAGCGGAAGGTCAGGCCCAGGCCATACTGAACGTCTTTAAAGCGATACACGAAGGTGCGCCAACCAGCGATCTGATAGCGATAAGATATCTCGAGGCACTGAAGGAGATCGCCAACGGTAAAGCGACGAAGATATTCCTCCCGATCGAAGCCACGGCGATCGTGTCGAGCTTGGCAGGTATAGTGGAGGCTCTGAAGAAAGAACCAGAAGAAGGAGAGAAGCGCTGA
- the rplI gene encoding 50S ribosomal protein L9 encodes MKVILLKDVPNIGKANEIKEVSDGYARNYLIPKGLAKPATEGEIKRLENEKAMKEHKEDLLRKKSEEILRQLQRKVHRIEVKAGAGGKLFGALTGVAIAELLSESAGTEIDKKWIEIEKPIKEVGLYDVKLRLPGGVRGTVKVEVVASRGSEQA; translated from the coding sequence GTGAAGGTCATACTCCTCAAGGATGTTCCCAACATTGGGAAAGCCAACGAGATCAAGGAAGTGAGCGATGGGTACGCGAGGAACTATTTGATACCCAAAGGCCTTGCCAAACCGGCCACGGAAGGTGAGATCAAAAGGTTGGAAAACGAAAAGGCGATGAAAGAACATAAAGAGGATCTGCTTCGAAAAAAGAGTGAAGAGATCCTGAGACAGCTTCAGAGGAAGGTTCACAGGATCGAGGTCAAGGCTGGAGCCGGTGGTAAGCTCTTCGGGGCGCTCACAGGCGTGGCCATAGCGGAGTTGCTGAGTGAAAGTGCGGGAACCGAGATCGATAAGAAGTGGATCGAAATCGAAAAACCTATCAAGGAAGTCGGGTTGTACGACGTCAAGTTGAGGCTTCCTGGAGGCGTCAGAGGCACGGTGAAAGTTGAGGTCGTCGCCAGCAGAGGGAGTGAACAAGCCTGA
- a CDS encoding DUF4911 domain-containing protein, whose protein sequence is MEYDVYLRIDSEDVHKLSYILEVEDNLLNMRKYQNGLLRILVPADLLDDLLNLLQSVKDCVKFELVDVRLNRGVI, encoded by the coding sequence ATGGAATACGACGTGTATCTGAGGATAGACAGTGAGGACGTTCACAAGCTGAGCTACATCCTCGAGGTTGAGGACAACCTCTTGAACATGAGAAAGTACCAGAACGGGCTTCTGAGGATACTCGTCCCTGCCGATCTGCTCGACGATCTGTTGAACCTTCTTCAGAGTGTGAAGGATTGTGTGAAGTTCGAGCTGGTGGACGTGAGGCTGAACCGTGGGGTTATTTGA
- the eno gene encoding phosphopyruvate hydratase, translated as MYNEIIDIRAREVLDSRGNPTVEVEVYLEDGTMASAIVPSGASTGKFEALELRDKDKRYQGKGVLKAVKNVNEVIAPKIIGMNVYDQVAIDNALIELDGTENKSKLGANAILGVSMAVARAAAESLYLPLYRYLGGPNAKVLPVPFMNVINGGKHADNNLDIQEFMIVPAGFDKFSEALRCGAEVFHTLKKILHDAGHVTSVGDEGGFAPNLSSNEEAIKVLIEAIEKAGYEPGKDVFIALDCAASSFYDGEKKRYLIDGSEKTSEELLDYYRKLVEKYPIISIEDPFDEEDWDAFVKLTAQIGEKVQIVGDDLYVTNIKRLQKGVQLRATNSILIKLNQIGTVTETLDVIEFAKQNHMTCIVSHRSGETEDTFIADLAVGTNSGMIKTGSLSRSERIAKYNRLLRIEEELGVMAQYRGVGSFYSIKR; from the coding sequence ATGTACAACGAGATCATCGATATCAGAGCACGCGAGGTCCTCGACTCGAGGGGCAATCCAACGGTCGAGGTCGAAGTTTATCTGGAAGATGGCACGATGGCCTCTGCGATCGTTCCGTCTGGTGCTTCGACGGGGAAGTTTGAAGCGCTCGAGTTGAGGGACAAGGACAAGAGGTATCAGGGAAAGGGCGTTCTCAAGGCTGTGAAGAACGTTAACGAAGTCATCGCACCGAAGATCATAGGAATGAACGTGTACGATCAGGTGGCGATCGACAACGCGCTGATCGAACTGGATGGGACGGAGAACAAATCCAAGCTCGGTGCCAACGCGATCCTCGGAGTCTCTATGGCCGTGGCGAGGGCCGCCGCAGAAAGTCTTTACCTGCCACTCTACAGATACCTTGGAGGTCCCAACGCGAAGGTTTTACCCGTTCCTTTCATGAACGTCATCAACGGAGGAAAACATGCGGACAACAACCTGGATATCCAGGAGTTCATGATCGTGCCGGCAGGCTTCGACAAGTTTTCCGAGGCGCTGCGCTGTGGCGCCGAAGTGTTCCACACGCTCAAGAAGATCCTCCACGACGCTGGTCACGTCACGTCCGTGGGTGATGAGGGCGGATTCGCACCCAACCTTTCTTCCAACGAAGAAGCCATCAAGGTGCTCATCGAGGCGATCGAAAAGGCAGGTTACGAACCCGGTAAGGACGTCTTCATAGCGCTCGATTGTGCGGCTTCTTCTTTCTACGACGGCGAGAAGAAGAGGTATCTCATCGACGGTTCCGAGAAGACTTCCGAAGAGTTGCTGGATTACTACAGAAAACTCGTTGAGAAATATCCGATCATAAGCATCGAAGATCCGTTCGACGAAGAAGACTGGGACGCGTTCGTCAAGCTGACGGCCCAGATAGGCGAGAAGGTTCAAATCGTCGGTGATGATCTCTACGTGACGAACATAAAGAGACTGCAGAAAGGAGTTCAGCTGAGGGCCACGAACTCGATACTCATCAAGCTCAACCAGATAGGTACGGTCACGGAGACGCTGGACGTCATAGAATTCGCAAAGCAGAATCACATGACGTGTATCGTGTCGCACAGGTCCGGTGAGACTGAGGATACATTCATCGCAGACCTTGCAGTTGGCACGAACAGTGGTATGATAAAAACTGGCTCACTGTCCCGGAGCGAAAGGATCGCCAAGTACAACAGGTTGCTCAGAATAGAAGAAGAGCTCGGCGTAATGGCCCAGTACAGAGGTGTGGGATCCTTCTACAGCATCAAGAGGTGA
- the pdo gene encoding protein disulfide oxidoreductase, translating into MPLLSERDTKYLKKTFEEQLKDPVKVLIFVDDPSECEYCDLTKQVLEELSAIDGKIQLSSHHVKKEPELAKSYRVEMTPAIILLDSNGQETGIRFYGIPSGHEFSTLIQDIIAVSSNKPVFFNEQQINQIRSINVPVRIRVFVTPTCPYCPKAVLMAHSAALVNRNIVAEMIEANEFPELSMKYGVSSVPHTVINDVHEFIGAYPEHMFVQELMKAVRKI; encoded by the coding sequence ATGCCACTGTTGAGTGAGAGGGACACGAAATATCTGAAGAAAACGTTCGAGGAACAACTGAAAGACCCGGTGAAGGTACTGATCTTCGTCGACGATCCGAGCGAGTGTGAGTACTGTGACCTGACGAAGCAGGTTCTGGAGGAACTCTCCGCCATAGATGGGAAGATCCAGTTGAGCAGTCACCACGTCAAAAAGGAACCGGAGCTGGCGAAGAGTTACAGAGTGGAAATGACGCCGGCCATAATCCTCCTGGATTCGAATGGCCAGGAGACCGGCATACGCTTCTACGGCATCCCGTCGGGACACGAATTTTCAACACTCATTCAGGACATCATAGCTGTCTCCAGCAACAAACCCGTTTTCTTCAACGAACAACAGATCAACCAGATCAGATCGATAAACGTTCCCGTGAGGATCAGAGTCTTCGTCACGCCGACCTGTCCGTACTGTCCAAAGGCCGTGCTCATGGCACACAGTGCGGCTCTGGTCAACAGAAACATCGTGGCTGAGATGATCGAAGCGAACGAATTTCCCGAACTCAGCATGAAGTACGGTGTCTCTTCGGTTCCACACACCGTGATAAACGATGTCCACGAGTTCATAGGTGCTTATCCTGAGCACATGTTCGTTCAGGAACTCATGAAAGCAGTGAGGAAGATCTGA
- a CDS encoding YqeG family HAD IIIA-type phosphatase, whose protein sequence is MGLFDFLKPDEFVDDVKSLQIDRYLSMGKDVFVFDFDNTLGFWRTAEVREDFKPVLEYLKSKSVQVFIVSNGRPRKLKDLDGFNVVWRAGKPFSRKLKKIFEGFKPSRVVLVGDQIFTDVMTGKRLGFYTVKVKPLSKREFFGTRMLRVFEKILLMCWKGR, encoded by the coding sequence GTGGGGTTATTTGATTTTCTCAAACCCGACGAGTTCGTGGACGATGTGAAGAGTTTGCAGATCGACAGATACCTTTCCATGGGGAAGGACGTGTTCGTCTTTGACTTTGACAACACGCTCGGTTTCTGGCGGACCGCTGAGGTGAGAGAAGATTTCAAGCCTGTGCTGGAATATCTGAAATCTAAATCGGTTCAGGTCTTCATCGTGTCGAACGGTCGGCCGAGAAAGTTGAAGGATCTGGATGGATTCAACGTTGTCTGGCGAGCGGGCAAGCCTTTTTCGAGGAAACTGAAGAAAATTTTCGAAGGTTTCAAACCATCCCGCGTGGTGCTCGTGGGCGATCAGATCTTCACCGATGTGATGACCGGAAAAAGGCTGGGTTTCTACACTGTGAAGGTGAAACCACTCTCTAAGAGAGAATTCTTCGGCACCAGGATGCTGAGAGTTTTCGAAAAGATTCTCCTCATGTGCTGGAAGGGAAGATGA
- a CDS encoding MBL fold metallo-hydrolase, with the protein MILEIYSKALYSTWIYYAPERILFDAGEGVSLTMGNRIYAIKYIFLTHGHVDHISGLWTIINSRNNSMGDREKPLIIYYPKGNTAVEEWLQFILKVNGDLRFELSFVPVTVGQKIFLRQAGSFIRYVVPFRVRHTQYDQSLGYNVIEVRRRLKEEYKNLSKDEIARLSKELGQDGITESYEKKVLTISGDTYGIDPEDAFETEILLHECTFLKREDRKMNAHASLDEVLSIAREAKVKKLVLYHISTRYSGKIEKYLKNLSNEPFEVYYVDPNELFTM; encoded by the coding sequence CTGATACTCGAGATATATTCCAAGGCTCTCTATTCGACATGGATCTATTACGCGCCAGAGAGGATCTTGTTCGACGCCGGTGAAGGCGTTTCTTTGACTATGGGGAACAGAATCTACGCCATAAAGTACATCTTCCTGACACACGGTCACGTCGATCACATATCCGGGTTGTGGACGATAATAAACTCCAGAAACAACTCCATGGGTGATAGAGAGAAACCCCTCATCATATACTACCCGAAAGGAAACACGGCGGTCGAGGAGTGGTTGCAATTCATCCTGAAGGTCAACGGCGATCTGAGGTTTGAATTGAGCTTCGTCCCTGTAACTGTGGGACAGAAGATCTTCCTCAGACAGGCCGGAAGCTTTATCAGGTACGTGGTCCCCTTCAGAGTCAGGCACACGCAGTACGATCAAAGTCTCGGATACAACGTGATCGAAGTTCGAAGAAGGTTGAAGGAAGAGTACAAGAACTTGTCGAAAGACGAGATCGCCCGACTTTCTAAGGAACTTGGCCAAGATGGCATCACGGAATCTTACGAGAAGAAAGTTCTCACCATTTCTGGAGACACTTACGGAATAGATCCCGAAGACGCCTTCGAAACGGAAATTCTCCTGCACGAATGTACATTTCTGAAGAGGGAAGACAGGAAAATGAACGCGCACGCATCTCTGGATGAAGTTCTCTCCATAGCCAGGGAGGCAAAGGTTAAGAAGCTCGTTCTCTACCACATATCGACCCGTTATTCGGGGAAGATAGAGAAATATCTGAAAAACCTCTCAAACGAACCGTTCGAGGTTTATTACGTTGATCCGAACGAACTGTTCACGATGTGA
- the trxB gene encoding thioredoxin-disulfide reductase: protein MFFELSSGEVKDRYDVLTIGGGPAALGAAVYARRAGLSVLIVEKVLEGGQLNLTTYIDNYLGFPNIEGSELAKRMKEHAESLGTEFLNASVTKIVVDRDTRAVVLDDGRTIEAGVLMLATGTDPKKLNVPGELELTGKGVSYCATCDGYFFKDKDVAVVGGGDTAINDAIYLSKIARTVTVIHRRDKLRAVKILQDKAFARPNIRFLFDTVVDRFVGDKKLEKIVVRNVKTGELGELKIDGAFVAIGSVPNSDLVKGLVELDENGYVITNEWMETSVPRIYAIGDVRRKNVRQIITAVADGAIAAVHAAEHYF, encoded by the coding sequence ATGTTTTTCGAACTCAGCTCAGGAGAGGTCAAAGACAGATACGATGTGTTGACCATAGGTGGTGGGCCTGCAGCGCTCGGCGCTGCGGTTTACGCTCGCAGGGCCGGATTGAGTGTTCTGATAGTGGAGAAAGTGCTCGAAGGTGGCCAGCTGAACCTCACAACGTACATAGACAACTACCTCGGCTTTCCAAACATCGAAGGGTCCGAGCTCGCCAAGAGAATGAAAGAGCACGCTGAATCGCTGGGAACAGAGTTTTTGAACGCTTCCGTGACGAAGATCGTGGTGGACCGTGATACCCGTGCCGTTGTGCTCGACGATGGAAGAACCATCGAGGCGGGTGTGCTGATGCTCGCTACCGGCACGGATCCAAAGAAATTGAACGTGCCAGGCGAACTGGAACTGACGGGAAAGGGTGTTTCGTACTGTGCCACCTGCGACGGATACTTCTTCAAAGACAAGGACGTGGCAGTAGTTGGGGGCGGCGACACGGCGATCAACGACGCCATATATTTGTCGAAAATCGCACGCACCGTTACCGTGATCCACAGGAGGGACAAACTCAGAGCCGTCAAGATCCTTCAGGATAAAGCTTTCGCAAGGCCGAACATAAGGTTTCTCTTCGATACCGTCGTGGACCGGTTCGTCGGTGATAAGAAACTCGAGAAGATCGTCGTGAGGAACGTCAAGACTGGCGAGTTGGGTGAGTTGAAAATCGATGGAGCCTTCGTGGCCATCGGTTCGGTTCCGAATTCTGATTTAGTGAAGGGCTTAGTCGAGCTCGACGAAAACGGTTACGTGATAACGAACGAGTGGATGGAGACGAGCGTGCCGCGCATCTACGCGATCGGAGACGTTCGGAGGAAGAACGTGAGACAGATCATCACAGCCGTTGCGGACGGAGCGATCGCCGCAGTTCACGCAGCGGAGCACTATTTCTGA
- a CDS encoding metal ABC transporter substrate-binding protein has product MRWTILPLLLLSTLVLSVTVAVSIRPLELIVKEILPEGHNVLCIMGKNSNPHLYQLKTSDLELLNRADLIVLVGFEQWANKVQSMFKDKVLMFSEDVFEKDFEEDEHLWLDPVNVLVFSHMLMLSLSRLEPNLAEKLEANWVDFSKRLLERLWLWKEKLAPVKNRIIVEVHPALTHLAKRFNLGEIFALETGHEVGLTTKKLAELTNLVKKGLVKHLFVDEHVESAAALKLAEQLNLQPVTIDLMGWDVGDYIQLMDSLVEKLAVLVETE; this is encoded by the coding sequence GTGCGCTGGACGATCTTACCCCTTTTACTCCTTTCCACGCTCGTTCTATCCGTAACGGTTGCGGTTTCGATCAGACCGCTGGAACTCATCGTGAAAGAGATCCTGCCCGAGGGACACAACGTTTTGTGCATCATGGGCAAAAACAGTAACCCGCATCTCTACCAGCTCAAAACCAGCGATTTGGAACTTTTGAACCGGGCCGATCTGATAGTCTTGGTTGGCTTCGAGCAGTGGGCGAACAAGGTTCAGTCGATGTTCAAAGACAAGGTTCTGATGTTCAGCGAAGACGTGTTCGAGAAAGATTTCGAAGAAGACGAACACCTGTGGCTCGATCCTGTGAACGTGCTCGTTTTTTCGCACATGCTGATGCTGTCGCTTTCACGCCTCGAACCGAACCTCGCTGAGAAGCTTGAAGCCAACTGGGTGGATTTCTCGAAACGTTTGCTGGAGAGACTCTGGCTGTGGAAAGAAAAACTGGCGCCTGTGAAGAACAGAATCATAGTTGAGGTTCATCCCGCCCTCACACACTTGGCAAAGCGTTTCAACCTCGGGGAGATTTTCGCTCTGGAAACGGGTCACGAAGTGGGCTTGACCACCAAGAAACTGGCAGAACTGACGAACCTGGTGAAGAAAGGGCTCGTGAAGCATCTGTTCGTGGACGAACACGTAGAGAGTGCAGCCGCTCTGAAACTGGCGGAGCAGTTGAATTTACAACCTGTGACCATCGACCTGATGGGTTGGGACGTGGGCGATTACATCCAGCTGATGGACTCGCTCGTCGAAAAACTCGCCGTTCTCGTCGAAACTGAGTGA
- a CDS encoding cation diffusion facilitator family transporter has product MNERSKQFSRAAWIGVWANGILSAAKVMAGLLFNSSAVLADGIDTGTDVFTSLVTLVSAKISSKPPDKTHPYGHERAEAIAAKVVSFVVFYAGVSLLINSIRRIVLLEHAEIQGVIPLFVTVVSMGVKTWLFLYKYSVGKKLNSSALIADALNMRNDILISSTVLFGVILNKFGIWWMDSVAALVVSIMIVRTAFSIFRETSYELMDGMQDLEIYEQIFEAVRSVENVKNPHKVRVRQVGYKYFVDIDIEVDPNLTVQRGHELATRVKEAIIAKNDRIADVLVHVEPAGNIEQEPFGLDQEKLNSSR; this is encoded by the coding sequence GTGAACGAGAGGAGTAAGCAGTTTTCAAGAGCGGCCTGGATCGGTGTCTGGGCGAATGGAATACTCTCCGCTGCAAAAGTGATGGCTGGACTGCTGTTCAACAGTTCGGCCGTACTGGCAGACGGCATCGACACAGGCACGGACGTGTTCACCTCCTTAGTGACACTGGTTTCTGCAAAGATATCCAGCAAGCCACCGGACAAAACGCATCCTTACGGTCACGAAAGGGCCGAAGCCATAGCGGCGAAGGTGGTTTCGTTCGTGGTGTTCTACGCCGGAGTGAGCCTGCTGATCAATTCCATCAGGCGAATAGTCCTGCTCGAACATGCGGAGATCCAGGGCGTGATACCGCTGTTTGTGACGGTCGTTTCGATGGGCGTGAAAACCTGGCTGTTTCTGTACAAGTACAGCGTCGGAAAAAAGTTGAACAGTTCGGCGCTCATCGCAGACGCGCTGAACATGAGAAACGATATCCTGATCTCGAGCACGGTCCTCTTCGGTGTGATCCTGAACAAGTTCGGGATCTGGTGGATGGACAGCGTTGCGGCGCTCGTGGTTTCTATCATGATCGTCAGGACGGCGTTCAGCATCTTCCGTGAGACGAGTTACGAACTCATGGACGGCATGCAGGATCTGGAGATCTACGAACAGATTTTCGAAGCGGTCAGATCGGTGGAGAACGTGAAAAACCCGCACAAAGTTCGGGTGAGGCAGGTAGGTTACAAGTACTTCGTTGACATAGACATCGAGGTTGACCCGAATCTCACCGTCCAGAGAGGTCACGAGCTCGCCACACGGGTCAAAGAAGCCATAATCGCTAAAAACGATAGGATCGCGGATGTTTTGGTGCACGTTGAACCTGCCGGCAACATCGAGCAGGAACCGTTCGGCCTGGACCAGGAGAAACTGAATTCCAGCAGGTGA